In Rhodovulum sulfidophilum DSM 1374, the following are encoded in one genomic region:
- a CDS encoding extracellular solute-binding protein translates to MTGILQRAARVAGFAFTTILPAILSAGQAPAGTPAHGIAMYGEPALPAGFAALPYVNPDAPKGGRIVLGEPGSFDSLNPFILKGTPPWALAHESYESLMGRSWDEPFTLYGLLAETVETGPDRDWVEFTLRPEARFSDGSPVTVEDVLWSVETLGRIGHPRYRNGHDKIARAEAVGPRSVRFTFNAPDRELPLILGLKPILKKAQWQGRDFAQSGLEPPIGSGPYVVASAEPGRQVTLRRNPDYWGRDLPFNRGKHNFDEIRHDYYADGAALFSALKAGQVDVFRETNEAKWQTVYDFPAIRSGAVVKADIPHGRPSGITGLAMNTRRALFADWRVRDAMILAFNFEFINQTMTGGVQPRITSYFSNSELGMRPGPAEGKVRALLAPFADTLLPGALEGYALPVSDGRPQNRRNLRAALARLAEAGWTVGRDGVLRNAEGQPFRFEILLSQGATDSTRIVTLFADALQRLGAEVHVTEVDTAQYVQRTTSYDFDMTFYTRALSLSPGNEQWLYWGSAGVDTPGTGNWMGIDSPAAEAMIRRLLSADERADFVAATRALDRVLTSGRYVIPIWYAPQSHLAHSARLHYPARIPVYGDWVGFLPDVWWSEEN, encoded by the coding sequence ATGACAGGCATTCTCCAGCGCGCAGCCCGAGTCGCGGGATTCGCGTTTACCACGATTCTCCCGGCGATTCTCTCGGCCGGACAGGCTCCCGCCGGGACCCCGGCCCATGGCATCGCCATGTATGGCGAGCCGGCGCTGCCAGCCGGTTTCGCGGCCCTGCCCTATGTCAATCCCGACGCGCCCAAGGGCGGCCGGATCGTGCTGGGCGAGCCCGGCAGCTTCGACAGCCTCAACCCCTTCATCCTGAAAGGCACCCCGCCCTGGGCACTGGCGCATGAAAGCTATGAAAGCCTCATGGGTCGGTCCTGGGACGAGCCCTTCACCCTTTACGGGCTTCTGGCCGAAACCGTCGAGACCGGCCCTGACCGGGACTGGGTCGAATTCACCCTGCGCCCCGAGGCGCGGTTCTCGGATGGCAGCCCGGTCACGGTCGAGGATGTGCTCTGGTCGGTCGAGACGCTGGGCCGGATCGGCCATCCGCGCTATCGCAACGGCCATGACAAGATCGCCCGGGCCGAGGCGGTTGGGCCGCGCAGCGTGCGCTTCACCTTCAACGCGCCCGACCGCGAATTGCCGCTGATCCTCGGCCTCAAGCCGATCCTGAAGAAGGCACAGTGGCAGGGCCGCGATTTCGCGCAAAGCGGGCTCGAACCGCCGATCGGCAGCGGGCCCTATGTGGTCGCCTCGGCCGAGCCCGGGCGTCAGGTCACGCTCCGGCGGAACCCGGACTACTGGGGCCGCGACCTGCCCTTCAACCGCGGCAAGCACAATTTCGACGAGATCCGCCACGACTATTACGCCGACGGCGCGGCGCTGTTCTCGGCGCTGAAGGCAGGCCAGGTCGACGTCTTCCGCGAGACCAACGAGGCCAAGTGGCAGACCGTCTACGACTTCCCCGCGATCCGCTCGGGCGCGGTCGTCAAGGCCGACATCCCGCATGGCCGCCCCTCGGGCATCACCGGGCTCGCGATGAACACCCGCCGGGCGCTTTTCGCCGACTGGCGGGTGCGCGATGCGATGATCCTCGCCTTCAACTTCGAGTTCATCAACCAGACCATGACCGGCGGCGTCCAGCCCCGGATCACCTCGTATTTCTCGAATTCCGAGCTCGGGATGCGCCCGGGCCCCGCCGAGGGCAAGGTGCGCGCGCTGCTCGCCCCCTTTGCCGATACGCTTTTGCCCGGCGCGCTCGAGGGCTATGCCCTGCCGGTTTCGGACGGCCGGCCACAGAACCGGCGGAACCTGCGCGCGGCCCTCGCGCGGCTGGCCGAGGCGGGCTGGACGGTGGGCCGCGACGGGGTCCTGCGCAATGCCGAGGGACAGCCCTTCCGCTTCGAGATCCTGCTGTCCCAGGGCGCCACCGACAGCACGCGGATCGTGACGCTCTTTGCCGATGCGCTGCAGCGTCTGGGGGCCGAGGTCCACGTGACCGAGGTCGATACCGCGCAATATGTCCAGCGCACCACCAGCTATGACTTCGACATGACCTTCTATACCCGGGCGCTGTCGCTCTCGCCGGGCAACGAGCAGTGGCTCTACTGGGGCTCGGCCGGGGTCGACACCCCCGGCACCGGCAACTGGATGGGCATCGACAGCCCGGCCGCCGAGGCGATGATCCGCCGCCTGCTGAGCGCGGATGAGCGCGCCGATTTCGTCGCGGCCACGCGGGCGCTTGACCGGGTGCTGACAAGCGGGCGCTATGTGATCCCGATCTGGTACGCGCCGCAGTCCCATCTTGCCCATTCCGCGCGGCTGCATTACCCGGCCCGGATTCCGGTTTATGGCGACTGGGTCGGCTTCCTGCCGGATGTCTGGTGGTCAGAGGAGAACTGA
- a CDS encoding helix-turn-helix domain-containing protein, which yields MAEEREHSLIRIIRAEREAEAAEPLDLGRRVRELRSEKGWTLEQAARHAGLARSTLSKIENDQMSPTYDALKKLATGLGVSVPQLFTPMRGARAGGRMAVTRTGEGAAHATATYEHELMAGALARKRMMPYRTRIRARDIGEFDGWVRHEGEEFLYVLTGVARLYTEFYAPVDMRRGDSAYYDATMGHNLVSISQEDATILWVTSVE from the coding sequence ATGGCCGAGGAGCGCGAACATAGCCTGATCCGGATCATCCGTGCCGAGAGAGAGGCGGAGGCTGCCGAGCCGCTCGATCTGGGCCGCCGGGTCCGTGAATTGCGCAGCGAGAAGGGCTGGACCCTGGAACAGGCCGCCCGCCATGCCGGGCTTGCGCGCTCGACCCTGTCGAAGATCGAGAACGACCAGATGTCGCCGACCTATGACGCGCTGAAGAAGCTTGCCACCGGGCTGGGCGTGTCGGTGCCGCAGCTGTTCACGCCGATGCGCGGCGCGCGGGCGGGCGGGCGGATGGCGGTCACGCGCACCGGCGAGGGCGCGGCCCATGCCACGGCCACCTACGAGCATGAGCTGATGGCGGGCGCGCTGGCGCGCAAGCGCATGATGCCCTACCGGACCCGGATCCGCGCCCGCGATATCGGCGAATTCGACGGCTGGGTGCGCCACGAGGGCGAGGAATTCCTCTATGTGCTGACCGGGGTCGCGCGCCTTTACACCGAGTTCTACGCCCCGGTCGACATGCGCCGCGGCGACAGCGCCTATTACGACGCGACCATGGGCCATAACCTGGTCTCGATCAGCCAGGAGGACGCGACGATCCTCTGGGTGACCTCGGTCGAGTGA
- a CDS encoding class I adenylate-forming enzyme family protein, which translates to MHAIFDEGAPAPCPAPFNLAAYVLAPATHSPEKVALAIVGPHGAERWSYARLEAAVRGLAAGLQAMGLPEGGRVLLRLGNGVEFPIGYLAAIAAGLVPVPTSAMLTRTEIGKLAAQIEPVAILAGPNVALPDDCPAPVLDIKTQRGFYHDAPADYVLGDPDRPAYIVYTSGTSGQPRGVIHAHRAVWARRMMWEGWYGLRADDRLLHAGAFNWTYTLGTGLLDPWTIGATALIPAPGVRPDDLPLLLRRFDATLFAAAPGVYRQMLKKHPQIVLPKLRHGLSAGEKMPETTRSAWREATGTFVYEALGMSECSTFVSGSPARPAPLPASGYPQAGRRIAVLGPDNAPVARGEPGQLAISSCDPGLMLGYLKAEAETRARFDGEWFLTGDMVEMAEDGAIAYLGRGDDMLNAGGVRVSPLEVERALMEHPGIHEVAATEIAVKADTTVIAAFYTGTPQDEAALAAFAAERLARYKQPRLYVHLDELPKNPNGKLNRRLIRQTHEAAHGPA; encoded by the coding sequence ATGCATGCGATCTTCGATGAGGGCGCCCCCGCGCCCTGCCCCGCCCCGTTCAACCTGGCCGCCTATGTGCTGGCCCCGGCAACGCATTCCCCGGAAAAGGTGGCGCTGGCCATCGTCGGCCCGCATGGCGCCGAGCGCTGGTCCTATGCTCGGCTCGAAGCTGCCGTGCGCGGCCTTGCTGCGGGGCTGCAGGCGATGGGCCTGCCCGAGGGCGGGCGCGTCCTGCTGCGGCTCGGCAACGGGGTCGAATTCCCGATCGGCTATCTTGCGGCCATCGCCGCCGGGCTGGTGCCGGTACCGACCTCGGCGATGCTGACCCGGACCGAGATCGGCAAGCTTGCCGCCCAGATCGAGCCGGTGGCGATCCTCGCCGGGCCGAACGTGGCGCTGCCCGATGACTGCCCGGCGCCGGTGCTCGACATAAAGACCCAGCGCGGCTTCTATCACGATGCGCCCGCCGATTATGTCCTCGGCGATCCGGACCGGCCGGCCTATATCGTCTACACATCGGGCACCTCGGGGCAGCCGCGCGGCGTGATCCATGCCCATCGCGCGGTCTGGGCGCGCCGGATGATGTGGGAGGGCTGGTACGGGCTTCGCGCCGATGACCGGCTGCTCCATGCCGGGGCCTTCAACTGGACCTATACGCTGGGCACCGGTCTGCTCGATCCCTGGACCATCGGTGCGACCGCGCTGATCCCGGCGCCGGGGGTGCGGCCGGACGACCTGCCGCTGTTGCTGCGCCGCTTCGATGCGACCCTCTTCGCCGCCGCTCCGGGCGTCTATCGCCAGATGCTGAAGAAGCATCCGCAGATCGTGCTGCCCAAGCTGCGCCACGGGCTGTCGGCGGGCGAGAAGATGCCCGAGACCACCCGGAGCGCCTGGCGCGAGGCGACCGGCACCTTCGTCTACGAGGCGCTCGGCATGTCGGAATGTTCGACCTTCGTCTCGGGCAGCCCTGCGCGGCCCGCGCCGCTTCCGGCCTCGGGCTATCCGCAGGCCGGGCGCCGCATCGCCGTTCTGGGCCCCGACAACGCCCCCGTCGCGCGCGGCGAGCCCGGTCAGCTGGCGATCTCGAGCTGCGATCCGGGGCTGATGCTGGGCTATCTCAAGGCCGAGGCCGAGACCCGCGCGCGCTTCGACGGCGAATGGTTCCTGACCGGCGACATGGTCGAGATGGCCGAGGACGGCGCCATCGCCTATCTCGGGCGCGGCGACGACATGCTGAACGCGGGCGGGGTCCGGGTCTCGCCGCTCGAGGTCGAGCGCGCGCTGATGGAGCATCCCGGGATCCACGAGGTCGCCGCCACAGAAATCGCGGTCAAGGCCGACACCACCGTCATCGCCGCCTTCTATACCGGCACGCCGCAGGACGAGGCCGCGCTTGCCGCCTTCGCCGCCGAGCGTCTGGCGCGCTACAAGCAGCCCCGGCTTTACGTCCATCTCGACGAGCTGCCGAAGAACCCGAATGGCAAGCTCAACCGCCGCCTGATCCGGCAAACCCATGAGGCCGCGCATGGTCCGGCTTGA
- a CDS encoding DsbA family oxidoreductase translates to MVRLDIFADPICPWCLIGKRLLEAALAERPDHPFTIAWQPFQLNPEMPRAGMDRRTYLEAKFGGQTEAVRAYAEIDQRARAAGIELNLGAIARTPNTLDAQRLIHWAGIEHRQSMVVEALFQAYFIDGQDIGDAAVLTGIAASAGLDGALVARLLASDADLDGIRERDAHARARGVTGAPTFIVADTHVLVGAQPTALWLQVIAELVGAAPKAGLQ, encoded by the coding sequence ATGGTCCGGCTTGACATCTTCGCCGACCCGATCTGCCCCTGGTGCCTGATCGGCAAACGGCTGCTGGAAGCGGCGCTGGCCGAGCGCCCCGACCATCCCTTCACCATCGCCTGGCAGCCGTTCCAGCTGAACCCCGAGATGCCGCGCGCGGGCATGGACCGGCGCACCTATCTCGAGGCCAAGTTCGGCGGCCAGACCGAGGCCGTCCGCGCCTATGCCGAGATCGACCAGCGCGCCCGCGCCGCCGGGATCGAGCTGAACCTCGGCGCCATCGCCCGCACCCCGAACACGCTCGACGCGCAGCGTCTGATCCATTGGGCCGGGATCGAGCATCGCCAGTCCATGGTCGTCGAGGCGCTGTTCCAGGCCTATTTCATCGACGGGCAGGATATCGGCGATGCGGCGGTGCTGACCGGGATCGCCGCATCGGCCGGGCTGGACGGCGCGCTGGTCGCGCGGCTTCTGGCCAGCGACGCCGATCTCGACGGCATCCGCGAGCGCGACGCCCATGCCCGCGCCCGCGGCGTGACCGGGGCACCGACCTTCATCGTTGCCGATACCCATGTGCTGGTCGGCGCGCAGCCGACGGCGCTGTGGCTGCAGGTCATTGCCGAACTGGTCGGCGCGGCGCCGAAGGCCGGTCTGCAATAG
- a CDS encoding multidrug effflux MFS transporter: MAARRLMRVEFVAMTALLFATVAFSIDAMLPALPEIGAELTPDNLNKAQFVVTSFMLGMGAGTLIMGPLSDCFGRKPVILGTAAAYMLGAAIAGLGQSLEWLLIGRVIQGFGAAGVRVVALAVVRDLYSGRDMAKIVSFVMTIFTILPALAPSVGAVVMAGFGWRGIFGSFLVFSLVSMGWFAFRQAETLPQENRRPMRPGPLLAAAREVVASPVARNATLVQTFIFAGFFGFLTSTQQIYDIYFDRADSFPLWFGVVALCAGSASFLNAMLVGRLGMRFMIRSALIGQFVLSGLMMAAFWLHLLPGWAEFPAFVLWSITFFGMNALTIGNLNALAMEPLGHVAGMAASIIGAFATGVSALLAAPIGLLFDGTPRPLAIGCFLSVGVALAVMLAVPKR, translated from the coding sequence ATGGCCGCAAGGCGTCTTATGCGAGTCGAATTCGTTGCCATGACGGCCCTGCTCTTCGCCACGGTCGCCTTCTCGATCGACGCGATGCTGCCCGCCCTGCCCGAAATCGGTGCCGAACTGACCCCGGACAACCTGAACAAGGCGCAATTCGTGGTCACCAGCTTCATGCTGGGCATGGGCGCGGGCACGCTGATCATGGGGCCGCTTTCGGACTGTTTCGGACGCAAGCCGGTCATCCTCGGCACCGCCGCCGCCTACATGCTGGGCGCGGCCATTGCCGGGCTCGGGCAAAGCCTCGAATGGCTGCTGATCGGGCGGGTGATCCAGGGCTTCGGCGCGGCGGGCGTCCGGGTGGTGGCGCTGGCCGTGGTGCGCGACCTCTATTCGGGGCGAGACATGGCCAAGATCGTCTCCTTCGTGATGACCATCTTCACGATATTGCCCGCCCTTGCCCCTTCGGTCGGGGCGGTGGTGATGGCGGGCTTCGGCTGGCGCGGCATCTTCGGGTCTTTCCTTGTCTTCTCGCTGGTCTCGATGGGCTGGTTCGCCTTCCGCCAGGCCGAGACCCTGCCGCAGGAAAACCGCCGCCCGATGCGCCCCGGCCCGCTTCTGGCCGCCGCGCGCGAGGTGGTGGCCTCGCCGGTCGCGCGCAATGCGACCCTGGTGCAGACCTTCATCTTCGCCGGGTTCTTCGGCTTCCTGACCTCGACCCAGCAGATCTACGACATCTATTTCGACCGCGCCGACAGCTTCCCGCTCTGGTTCGGGGTGGTCGCGCTCTGCGCCGGATCGGCGAGCTTTCTCAACGCCATGCTGGTCGGACGGCTGGGCATGCGCTTCATGATCCGGAGCGCGCTGATCGGCCAATTCGTGCTGTCGGGGCTGATGATGGCCGCGTTCTGGCTGCATCTTCTGCCCGGCTGGGCCGAGTTTCCGGCCTTCGTGCTGTGGTCGATCACCTTCTTCGGGATGAACGCGCTGACCATCGGCAACCTGAACGCGCTGGCGATGGAGCCGCTCGGCCATGTCGCGGGGATGGCGGCCTCGATCATCGGCGCCTTCGCGACCGGGGTCTCGGCGCTGCTGGCGGCGCCGATCGGGCTTCTCTTCGACGGCACGCCCCGGCCGCTGGCCATCGGCTGCTTCCTCTCGGTCGGCGTGGCGCTGGCGGTGATGCTGGCGGTGCCCAAGCGCTAG
- the mfd gene encoding transcription-repair coupling factor yields MEELRHITAGGAPEGYDARLLARELTRSGRPILHVARDDKRLAAMRAALAFFAPEAVVLDFPAWDCLPYDRISPNADVEAARMATLAGLAAGLPGPFILLTTLNAATQRVPARALLQGASFTARVGMRIDEAALRAFLVRMGFTQAPTVMEPGDYAIRGGIVDIYPPGEAGPVRLDLFGDVLDGARRFDPATQRTTEKLKTVELAPVSEVILDEAAITRFRQNYRIEFGAAGTDDPLYEAVSAGRKHAGVEHWLPFFHDRLETLFDYLPGAAVYLDDQVTPARLARWETIEDQYQSRREAMTQKGRIDTVYKPCPPGLMYLDDAAWEAALADHRLVQLAPLQQGLGPGVIDAGGRIGRNFAPERKLEQVSLFSALKDHIQARREEGAVVVASYSEGARERLKGLLEDEELTDATLVSDIREVPEGRGLHLAVWALEHGFEGPGLTVISEQDVLGERLIRGPKKRRRAENFLTETQSLSPGDLVVHVEHGVGRYMGLETVAVPDPATGKPGAPHEFLLLVYAEDGKLYVPVENIELLSRYGHDEGLLDRLGGGAWQARKARLKERIREMADKLIRVAAERALRQAPILEPGHHMWEAFSARFPYQETDDQLAAIEDVLTDMASGTPMDRLICGDVGFGKTEVAMRAAFVAALSGVQVAVVAPTTLLARQHAKGFAERFRGFPVEVRQLSRFVPAKEAAATRAGLAEGTVDICIGTHALLAKSVKFRNLGLLIIDEEQHFGVAHKERLKQMRSDVHVLTLTATPIPRTLQMSLTGVRDLSIIGTPPVDRLSIRTYVSEFDSVTVREALLREHYRGGQSFFVVPRVKDLPDMEHFLREQVPEVSFITAHGQLAAGDLDERMNAFYDGKYDVLLATTIVESGLDIPTANTMIVHRADMFGLAQLYQIRGRVGRSKARAYAYLTTKPRAPLTPQAQKRLRVLGSLDTLGAGFTLASQDLDIRGAGNLIGEEQSGHVREVGFELYQSMLEEAIAKIKSGELEGMADTDSDWSPQINLGVPVLIPDDYVPDLDVRLGLYRRLSTLTTKVELEGFAAELIDRFGKLPKEVNTLLLVVRIKAMCKRAGIARLDGGPKGATVQFHNDKFANPSGLVAFIQDQQGLAKVKDNKIILRRDWKKDSDKIKGAFAIARDLAEKLRKAA; encoded by the coding sequence ATGGAAGAGCTGCGTCACATCACTGCCGGCGGCGCCCCCGAAGGGTACGACGCCCGGCTTCTGGCCCGCGAGCTGACCCGGAGCGGCCGGCCCATCCTTCATGTCGCCCGCGACGACAAGCGCCTGGCGGCGATGCGCGCGGCGCTGGCCTTTTTCGCGCCCGAGGCGGTGGTTCTCGACTTTCCGGCCTGGGATTGCCTGCCCTATGACCGGATCTCGCCCAATGCCGATGTCGAGGCGGCGCGGATGGCGACGCTGGCGGGGCTGGCGGCGGGGCTGCCCGGCCCCTTCATCCTGCTGACCACGCTGAATGCCGCGACCCAGCGGGTGCCGGCGCGGGCGCTTCTGCAGGGCGCCTCCTTCACGGCGCGGGTCGGCATGCGGATCGACGAGGCGGCGCTCCGGGCCTTCCTTGTCCGGATGGGCTTTACCCAGGCGCCGACGGTGATGGAGCCCGGCGATTACGCGATCCGGGGCGGCATCGTCGACATCTATCCGCCGGGCGAGGCCGGGCCTGTGCGGCTCGATCTGTTCGGCGATGTGCTGGATGGCGCGCGCCGCTTCGATCCGGCGACCCAGCGCACCACCGAAAAGCTGAAAACGGTCGAGCTGGCGCCGGTCTCCGAGGTCATTCTGGACGAGGCCGCGATCACCCGGTTCCGGCAGAATTACCGGATCGAGTTCGGCGCGGCGGGCACCGACGACCCGCTTTACGAGGCCGTCAGCGCGGGGCGCAAGCATGCGGGCGTCGAGCACTGGCTGCCCTTCTTCCACGACCGGCTGGAAACCCTCTTCGACTATCTGCCGGGGGCGGCGGTCTATCTCGACGATCAGGTGACGCCGGCGCGGCTGGCACGCTGGGAGACCATCGAGGACCAGTACCAGAGCCGACGCGAGGCGATGACGCAGAAGGGCCGGATCGACACCGTCTACAAGCCCTGTCCGCCGGGGCTGATGTATCTTGACGATGCCGCCTGGGAGGCGGCGCTGGCCGATCACCGGCTGGTGCAGCTGGCGCCGCTGCAACAGGGGCTGGGCCCTGGCGTGATCGACGCGGGCGGCCGCATCGGGCGCAATTTCGCGCCCGAGCGCAAGCTGGAACAGGTCAGCCTTTTCAGCGCCCTGAAGGATCATATTCAGGCGCGGCGCGAAGAGGGCGCGGTGGTCGTCGCCTCCTATTCCGAGGGCGCGCGCGAACGGCTGAAGGGCCTGCTTGAAGACGAAGAGCTGACCGACGCGACGCTTGTCTCGGATATTCGCGAGGTGCCCGAGGGGCGCGGGCTGCATCTGGCGGTCTGGGCGCTGGAGCATGGCTTCGAGGGGCCGGGACTGACCGTCATCTCGGAACAGGACGTGCTGGGCGAGCGGCTGATCCGCGGCCCGAAGAAGCGCCGCCGGGCCGAGAATTTCCTGACCGAGACGCAGTCGCTCTCGCCCGGCGATCTGGTCGTGCATGTCGAGCACGGGGTCGGCCGCTACATGGGGCTCGAGACCGTGGCGGTGCCCGATCCGGCCACCGGCAAGCCCGGCGCGCCGCATGAATTCCTGCTTCTGGTCTATGCCGAGGATGGCAAGCTTTACGTCCCGGTCGAGAATATCGAGCTGCTCAGCCGCTATGGCCATGACGAGGGGCTGCTCGACCGGCTGGGCGGCGGCGCATGGCAGGCGCGCAAGGCCAGGCTCAAGGAACGCATCCGCGAGATGGCCGACAAGCTGATCCGGGTCGCGGCCGAGCGGGCGCTGAGGCAGGCCCCGATCCTCGAACCCGGTCATCACATGTGGGAGGCCTTCTCGGCGCGTTTCCCCTATCAGGAGACCGACGACCAGCTGGCCGCCATCGAGGATGTGCTGACCGACATGGCCTCGGGCACGCCGATGGACCGGCTGATCTGCGGCGATGTCGGCTTCGGCAAGACCGAGGTCGCGATGCGCGCGGCCTTCGTCGCGGCGCTGTCCGGGGTGCAGGTCGCGGTGGTCGCGCCGACCACGCTGCTGGCGCGCCAGCATGCCAAGGGCTTTGCCGAACGCTTCCGGGGCTTTCCGGTCGAGGTGCGGCAGCTGTCGCGTTTCGTCCCCGCCAAGGAGGCGGCTGCGACGCGGGCAGGGCTGGCCGAGGGCACGGTCGATATCTGCATCGGCACCCATGCACTTCTGGCCAAGAGCGTGAAGTTCCGCAATCTCGGCCTTCTGATCATCGACGAGGAGCAGCATTTCGGCGTCGCCCACAAGGAACGGCTCAAGCAGATGCGCTCGGACGTGCATGTGCTGACCCTGACCGCGACCCCGATCCCGCGCACCCTGCAGATGAGCCTGACCGGCGTGCGCGACCTGTCGATCATCGGCACGCCGCCGGTCGACCGGCTGTCGATCCGCACCTATGTCAGCGAATTCGACAGCGTCACCGTCCGCGAGGCGCTGTTGCGCGAACATTATCGCGGCGGGCAGAGCTTCTTCGTGGTGCCGCGCGTCAAGGACCTGCCCGACATGGAGCATTTCCTGCGCGAACAGGTGCCCGAGGTCAGCTTCATCACCGCCCATGGCCAGCTGGCGGCGGGCGATCTCGACGAGCGGATGAACGCCTTTTACGACGGCAAGTATGACGTGCTGCTGGCCACCACCATCGTCGAATCCGGGCTCGACATCCCGACCGCCAATACCATGATCGTGCACCGCGCCGACATGTTCGGGCTGGCCCAGCTTTACCAGATCCGGGGCCGGGTCGGGCGCTCGAAGGCGCGGGCCTATGCCTATCTCACCACGAAACCCCGCGCGCCGCTGACGCCGCAGGCGCAGAAACGGCTGCGCGTGCTGGGTTCGCTCGACACGCTGGGGGCGGGCTTTACGCTGGCCAGTCAGGATCTCGACATCCGCGGCGCGGGCAATCTGATCGGCGAGGAGCAGTCGGGCCATGTCCGCGAGGTGGGCTTCGAGCTTTACCAGTCGATGCTGGAAGAGGCGATTGCCAAGATCAAGTCGGGCGAGCTGGAGGGAATGGCCGATACCGACAGCGACTGGTCGCCCCAGATCAATCTGGGCGTGCCGGTGCTGATCCCGGACGATTACGTGCCCGATCTCGACGTGCGGCTGGGGCTTTACCGGCGGCTCTCGACGCTGACGACCAAGGTCGAGCTGGAAGGCTTTGCCGCCGAACTGATCGACCGTTTCGGCAAGCTGCCGAAAGAGGTCAACACCCTGCTGCTGGTGGTCCGCATCAAGGCGATGTGCAAGCGCGCGGGGATTGCCCGGCTCGATGGCGGGCCCAAGGGCGCGACGGTGCAGTTCCACAATGACAAATTCGCCAATCCCTCGGGGCTGGTGGCCTTCATCCAGGACCAGCAGGGGCTGGCCAAGGTCAAGGACAACAAGATCATCCTGCGCCGCGACTGGAAGAAGGACAGCGACAAGATCAAGGGCGCCTTCGCCATCGCCCGCGATCTGGCCGAAAAGCTGCGCAAGGCCGCCTGA
- the hemB gene encoding porphobilinogen synthase produces the protein MRPTVAPFPTTRLRRTRRSAALRALTSENTLSVGDLIWPIFVRAGENIEEPVPSMPGVMRRSVDLSVEAVKEAAALGIPAVCIFPYTDASLKTELCEEAWNPDNLSNQLIRAIKAEVPEIAVMTDIALDPYNANGHDGIVRDGEIVNDETVEALVKMALAQADAGADILGPSDMMDGRIGAIRKALEENGHQGVTIMSYSAKYASAFYGPFRDAVGAAGALTGDKKTYQMDPANTDEAVRLIERDLMEGADMVMVKPGMPYLDICRRVKTEFGVPTYAYQVSGEYAMLMAAIQNGWLDHDKVMMESLMAFKRAGCDGILTYFAPAAAKILNAR, from the coding sequence ATGCGCCCGACCGTCGCCCCCTTCCCCACCACGCGGCTGCGCCGCACCCGCCGCAGCGCTGCGCTGCGCGCACTGACCAGCGAGAACACGCTGTCGGTGGGCGACCTGATCTGGCCGATCTTCGTGCGCGCGGGCGAGAATATCGAGGAACCGGTGCCCTCGATGCCGGGCGTGATGCGCCGCTCGGTCGATCTGTCGGTCGAGGCAGTCAAGGAGGCGGCGGCTCTGGGCATCCCGGCCGTGTGCATCTTCCCCTATACCGACGCCTCGCTGAAGACCGAGCTCTGCGAGGAGGCCTGGAACCCCGACAACCTGTCGAACCAACTGATCCGCGCGATCAAGGCCGAGGTGCCCGAGATCGCGGTGATGACCGATATCGCGCTCGATCCCTACAATGCCAACGGCCATGACGGCATCGTCCGCGATGGCGAGATCGTCAATGACGAGACCGTCGAGGCGCTGGTCAAGATGGCCCTGGCCCAGGCCGATGCGGGGGCCGACATCCTGGGGCCCTCGGACATGATGGACGGCCGGATCGGCGCGATCCGCAAGGCGCTGGAGGAAAACGGCCATCAGGGCGTGACCATCATGTCCTATTCGGCGAAATACGCCTCGGCCTTCTATGGCCCGTTCCGCGACGCGGTCGGCGCCGCGGGCGCGCTGACGGGCGACAAGAAGACCTATCAGATGGACCCGGCCAATACCGACGAGGCAGTGCGGCTGATCGAGCGCGACCTGATGGAAGGCGCCGACATGGTGATGGTCAAGCCCGGCATGCCCTATCTCGACATCTGCCGCCGGGTGAAGACCGAATTCGGCGTGCCGACCTATGCCTATCAGGTGTCCGGCGAATACGCGATGCTGATGGCCGCGATCCAGAACGGCTGGCTCGACCATGACAAGGTGATGATGGAAAGCCTGATGGCGTTCAAGCGCGCGGGCTGCGACGGCATCCTGACCTATTTCGCCCCCGCCGCGGCGAAGATCCTGAACGCGCGCTGA
- a CDS encoding YSC84-related protein gives MFKDETTNLISRRGFVVSAGAAATLAACGNGVGSNGAAALDARVDKTRSYLFNRYPATRDLSRKAQGILWMPLMTKAGLWFGGAYGRGALRIDDVTVDYYSATQASFGLQIGAQQYAHALFFMTPEALRQFRSGMGWSAGADLEYAVTNDGGMVSADTITALDPVIAVVFGQAGLIFGATLEGTKYTRIIP, from the coding sequence ATGTTCAAGGACGAGACCACCAACCTGATTTCGCGACGCGGCTTCGTCGTGTCGGCTGGCGCCGCGGCAACGCTGGCGGCCTGCGGCAACGGCGTGGGCAGCAATGGCGCCGCCGCGCTCGATGCCCGCGTCGACAAGACCCGCAGCTACCTGTTCAACCGCTACCCGGCCACCCGCGATCTGTCCCGAAAGGCGCAAGGCATCCTGTGGATGCCGCTGATGACCAAGGCCGGGCTCTGGTTCGGCGGCGCCTACGGGCGCGGGGCGCTCCGGATCGACGACGTGACGGTCGACTACTATTCGGCGACCCAGGCCAGTTTCGGGCTGCAGATCGGCGCCCAGCAATATGCCCATGCGCTGTTCTTCATGACCCCCGAGGCGCTCCGGCAGTTCCGCTCGGGCATGGGCTGGTCGGCCGGGGCCGATCTGGAATATGCGGTGACCAATGATGGCGGCATGGTCTCGGCCGATACCATCACCGCGCTCGACCCGGTGATCGCCGTGGTCTTCGGCCAGGCCGGGCTGATCTTCGGCGCGACGCTCGAAGGCACCAAATACACCCGCATCATCCCCTGA